The nucleotide sequence GACGAGTGGCAAATTCCCGGGAGCACCAACCTGCCCATCTACGACGAACTCCTCGACTACGACTACTCGACCCTCGAGGCGCACCTCGACGACCTCCCCGAAGACGAGGAGATAATCGTCGTCTGTATCGCTGGCGTCACGTCCGCGCGCGCCGCTGACTTCCTGCGCGAACACGGGTACGACGCCGAATCCGTCGACGACGGCATGAACGGTTGGGGCCGCGTCCACCGTCAGTACGAACTCGACATCGACGGCGTCGTTCAGATCGTCCGCCCCGGAACCGGCTGCGTCTCCTACCTCGTCCACGACGGCGACGAAGCCGTCGTCGTCGACCCGACGCAGTACGTCGAGGAGTATCTCGCCGCCGCCGAGGAACGCGACTTGGAAATCGTCGGCGTCACCGACACCCACGCCCACGCCGACCACGTCTCGGGAGCGCGACGCCTCGCGGGCGAACTCGACGTCCCCTACTACCTCCACCGCGAGGACGTCGCCGACCTCGACCGCGTGACCGAACTCGCGGACGGGGACGCCATCGAAGTCGGCTCCCGCGAACTCGACGTGCGCCACACGCCCGGTCACACGCCCGGAAGCGTCTCCTTCGAGTACGGCGACGCCCTCCTCTCGGGGGACACGCTGTTCCTCCGGAGCGTCGGTCGACCCGACCTCGAAGATAGCTCCGAAGACGCTGTCCGTACGGCCGCGAGTCGGCTGTTCGACAGCCTCGACGACCTGACCGACCTCGACGACGGAACGGTCGTCCTCCCCGGCCACTTCAGCGACGAGGAGGTCCGTCCCCTCGCGACGGAACTCGGAGAGCTCCGCGCGGAGTCGACGAACGAGCTCTTGAGCTACGTCGAAGACGGCGACGAGGAGGCGTTCGTCGAGACCATCGTCGAGAGCCTCGCGGACGAACCCGCGAACTACAACGAAATCAAGCAGATCAACTGGGGGAAGGAACAGCCCGGCGACGACGTCGAGGAACTCGAACTCGGGCCGAACAACTGCGCGGCCAACTGAAGACCGAGAAGTCCGATGTCGTACGCGTACGGTACACGGCAAAACGGGTCACAGTTCGCGCTGCAACTGCTCGCCGTCTTCGCAATCGCGTCCACCATCGGTGCCGCGCGACCGACTCCTCTCGGTCGTGAGCCGAAAACACCTTCAGATAGCTCCATATTAGTGTATAGTCATGGACTCTGAGGACAATATTACCCGGCGACGCGCCCTCGTCGCCGGCGGAGCCACGGTCGCGTTCGGCGGCGGTGTCGCGTATCTCGCGACCCGTTCGGGTTCGGGCGGCCGAGAGTACGTTCCGTCGTCGTTCGCGACGAACGATTCGACGACCGGGTACGGCGTCGAACTCGCCGGGCGTCCGGTTGCGGGCGACTCCGACGCTCAGGTCGACATCTACTACTGGACCGACTACCTCTGTCCGTTCTGCAAACGATTCGAGACGGAGACGCTCCCCAAAATCGGTGCGAACTACATCGACGACGGGACGGTGAGGCTCGTCTCGCTTCTGTACCCGAACATCGGCGAGTACTCGATGCCGGCGGCGGTCTGGAGTCGCTGCGTCTGGCGGCAGGTCGCCGACGACGACCCGAGCGTCTTCTGGAACTGGCACGGCGCCGCGTTCGAGGCGCAGTCGGAGTCCGGAGACGACTGGGCGAACGAGGAGACGTTCGACCGCATCACCAGACAGACGGATGGCGTCTCGGTCGACGCCGTCCGCGACTGCCGCGAGACGCGCAGCGACGCGATGCGCGAGACGGTCAGCGTCGACGTCGACACCGCCCGGTCCTCGGACATCCAGGGGACACCGGGCTTCGTCCTCTACAACCGGAAGTCGGACACGGCGGGAAAGATGGTCGGTGCTCACCCGTACGAGACGTTCTCGAAGGCGATAGACCGAGTACGAGACGCATGAACGACTACCGAACTGCCGTCGGCGACTGGTTCCGTCGGTTTCGGCGCGCGCTCGCGTACCCGCTCACTTCGTACGCGCGACTGCTGACCGCCGCCGTCGCGACCGGCGCCACCTACGTCGTACTGGTCTTGAGCACGTTCCCGCAGTTTTCGCTCCAGATACTCGCAAATTCGCCGTCGAGGCTCGTCTACGCGGTGGTCGCGCTGACGCGAGAGAGCTACCTGAGTGCGGGGGGAGTCGGTATCAGTCTCCTCGTCGCGTACGCGCTCTTGACCGGCATCGCGGTGACCAACGCCGTCGCGCTCGTCCGGCGGGCGCGTCGCGCGAGCGTCGAAACGCTCGCCGGGGTCGTTCCTGGACTGCTCGCCGCCGGCTGTGCGACCTGCGGCGCGGGCGTTCTCGGCGCGCTCGGGTTCGTCGGAGCGATGGCCGTCCTCCCGTTCGACGGGAATCTCCTCAGAGTCGAGGGAATACTGCTGTTGGCGTTCTTCCTCGGGCGAGCGGGCGACCCTCGGACGTGCTCGATATCGTCGACGGCTCGCGGCGAGGCGGGAGTCGAATGACGGCCTTGACTCGACGCCGAGTCGCCACGAGTATCGGCGTCGCCGTCGGTGCCTTCCTGTTGTTCGGCGCCGTCACCGGTCTCTTACCGAACCCAGTCTACGTCAGGATGGTCCCGAGTACGCCGCTGGACTACCTCTTCCTGCTCACGACCGCCGTCTTCGCGGGTGCGTTCGTCTACCAGCGAGCCACCATCGAGGAACCCGTCGGCGACCGAGTCGCCGGCGGCGGACTCGTGGTCGGGTTTCTGGCGTTCGGCTGCCCGGTCTGCAACGTCGTACTGCTCACGCTGTTCGGTTCGTCCACGCTCATGACGTTCTTCGACCCGCTGCGTCCGGTACTCGGCGCCGCGAGTGTCGTCCTCCTCGGTGGACTCCTCTACTACCGGCGAAGAACTACCTGCGGGGCCTGTTGAGACGGCAGAAGGGCCCGAGGCCAATGCGGGATTGTCCCACCAGCGCAAGACCCTCTCGCTCTCGCGGCCGGCGTCGGCACCGCCGCATTCGCCGCGAAGCAGGTCACAGACCGTGACCATCGAACCGCCGCTGGCGGGGGTTCGGTGCTCCAGTAGCTATTTATCACCCCGAACGAGATTCGTGTCCACACCTCGGGCGATGGAGTCTGCCCGACCCAACCGCCGACCGCGTCGGCCGACGACTCCTCCTCGCCAGCGTCGTCCATGTCAGAGACTACTCGCCATCCGCTCGTCCGACTCGAATCGCTCGCACTCGTCGCAATCGGGGGGTTCGCCGGGTCGAACCTCCGGTACTTCGCCGACCTCGTCCTCCCTGGTCTGGTCGGGACGCTCGTCGTCAACGCCGTCGGCAGCGCGGTTCTCGGGTTTGTTCTCTACGAGAAACTGTATTCGGGCATCTTGACGAAGGAGACTCGCACCGTCGTCTCGACGGGCTTTCTCTCCTCGTTCACCACCTACAGCACGTTCGCGCTCCAGTCGGCGCAGGCCCCGCCGCTGTGGCTCGTCGCGAACGTCGTCGCCAACTACGCGCTCGGGTTCGCCGGTGTGCTCGTCGGGCGGCGGACCGCTCGGGTCGTCGACCGGCGGTGGTCGCGTTGATCGAGTTCGACCCCGCACACGTCGTCGGTACCGGCGGAGCCGTCGGCGCGCTCCTCCGACAGTACGTCGGCCGCCTCGTGGAGTCAGACGAGTTCCCGCTGGGAACGCTCGCCGTGAACGTACTCGGAACGTTTCTTCTCGGATTCGTGACGTTTCTGGGCGTGGACTCGACGACGCTGCTGCTGCTCGGAACGGGCGTCTGCGGGTCGTTCACGACGTTCTCCTCGTTCTCCGTCCAGACCGTCCGGCTCTGGGAGACGGGTGACCGTCTCCGGGCGGTCGTAAACGCCGGTGCGAACCTGCTCGGTGCGGGGCTCGCACTCGGCGTCGCGTGGGGCCTCGCTCAAGTGCTCGTCTGAACGTCTTTCGGCTACACTCGTTTCGAACAGTAAACTCCACCGGACTCTTTGGCAGTTGACAAAGACCGAAGAGGTTCGCGCGCAGAGAGACGAATAGATGACCTCCGACCTCCGACCTACGACCGACGAACATCCGCCCGGCCCCGACGGGCTACCGCTCCTCGGGTCGGCCATCGCGTCGATTCGGGGTGGGCTGGCGTTCAGCGAGCGAATGGCGCGCGAGTACGGCGACGTCGTCCACTGGGAAGACCCCGCCGGGCACGTCTATCAACTCAACCACCCCGACGACATCGAGCGCGTCCTCGTCCACAACAACCAGAACTACGAGAAGGGCGACGAGTTTCAGAAGGTTCTGGGGCCGCTGACGGGCAACGGAATCCTGAACAGCGAAGGCGAGGAGTGGCGACGGAACCGCCGGCTGGTCCAACCGTCGTTTCACCCCGACCGGATTCAGGTTTACTCGGAGATGATGACCGACCTCACCGGGAACGTGCTCGACGAGTGGGAAGACGGCGAGGCGTACTCGATTCACGAGGAGATGATGGAGCTGACGCTTCGAATCGTCACGAAGGCGCTGTTCGGCGTCGATATCGACGAGTACGTCGACGAGGTCGAAGCGGCTATCGAGGCGTTTCTCCCCGCGACGACCAGTCTGCCGAACGTGCTACTCCCGGAGGACGTACCGCTTCCCTCGCGTCGGCGGATGGCGAACGCCCGCGACACGCTCGACCGCGTCGTCGACGACATCATCCAGCAGAAGAAGGGGAGTCCCGGCGACCACGACGTGGTCTCGATGCTTCTGGCGGCGCGCGACGAGGACGGGGAGCCACTTTCGGAGAGACAGATTCGAGACGAGGCTATCACGCTTCTCGCCGCCGGCCACGAGACGACCGCCGTGTCGATGACGTACACCGCGTTCTTGCTCTCACAGCACCCACAGATCGAGGCGAAACTCGTCGCGGAACTCGATCGCGTACTCGGCGGCGACCTCCCGACGATGGCCGACCTGCCGGAACTGACCTACACCGAGCGGATAGTCAAAGAGTCGATGCGGTTGTACCCGCCGGTTCCCCGTATCGTCCGCGAGTCCGTCGACGCCGACGTTCTCGGCGGCTACCGCATCCCCCCGCGGTCGAAGATCATGCTGAACCAGTGGGTCGTCCATCGCGACGCCCGGTGGTACGACGACCCGCTCGCGTTCGACCCGGAGCGGTGGACCGACGAGTTCGAGCGGTCGTTGCCGCGACTGGCCTACTTCCCGTTCGCCGCCGGACCGCGGCGCTGTATCGGCGACCGATTCGCGATGCTGGAGGCTCGCCTGATTCTCGCGATGATGTACCAGCGGTTCCATCTCGAACTCGTCTCCGACCGGAGCATCGAGGTCATCCCGACGGTGACCTCTCGTCCGAAGGAAGATATCGTCGTAACGGTTCACGAGCGGTGATGGACGGCGAAAACCGTAGCTTCGCCGCCGTTAATTCGGCGGCTTCGTGATGTTCACGTGTTGTGTTCATTAGGTTCATTCACCGAGTTCAACGCGAGCCGGAGCCGCTCACTCGACGGGTCGTTCGAGGATGAGGTACTTCGTGCCGCCGCCGACGTACTCGACCGTCTCGACGAGTCGCCAACCGTCGGCCGCGTACTCGTTCAACTCCTCTTTCGGGTCGGATGACTCCTTCTTCGTCGCTCCGCGCGGGACGCGGAGACTCTCGTACTCGAAGCGGGCGTCGTCTCGGCTCATGTGACGTAGATTGTACGCGGACGCTCCTAAAGCTGAGCGTCGCTCCGCGCGGAACCGAATCTGGGCACCGAGAGATTGAGAGTCGGGCGGTTACGGGTACGTCGAACCGCCGATAGTCACGTTCTGTCTGGCGACGACGGTTCCGTTGACGGTGTTGACGGCGTAGATCTGTGCGGTCTGACCGGTCGGTAGTACGACCGAGACGTCCGTCTGTCCGGTGTCGACCGTCGTCGTATAGAACGATTTACCGCTCTCGGAGATAACGCTCACCTTCGTGACGCCGCGCTGAGTCGTCGCCTCGGACGTCAACGTCACTGACGCGTCTACCGACGCCGTTCCCCAGCGGTCGGTCGTCGAGACGTTCTCGAAGACGGTGGCGTCGCTCGTCTGGAGGCTCACCGTCGGCTGGACGGTGAGACAGCCGCTGCAGGCCAGAAGCACTACGGTGAAAACTGCGAGTTTTCGGGGCCACGCTGTCGGACGTTCCATATCCACGTTTACCTCGGGAGTGGTTATTACTTCGAGGGCTCGTACTACTCCGTCGCCCGACGCGAGTTTCTCGCACCTGAAACTTTCGGACGCAAACTCAAGTGGACGGCCGTTGTCGATACCGTACCTACAGATGAACGAAACAGGAACACGCCGTTCGGAGGCCGAGTGCCGGCTCTCTCTCGTCGGCCCGTCGGACAGTTCGATGCCGAGTTCACGTACGAGTCCGGACGCTCCCGCGTCCACCAAAGAGCACGTACGGGCGGGTGTTTCGCGCCGCGCAACGGCAGATTCGAACGCGCCACGTCCACCAGTTCGATGAGCGACGAGAGCTCTGACACCATCGACACGCGGGAGGAAGACCCGAACGTCGACCTCACCGCCGACGAGGACATCAGCACCGCGAACACGATGCGCCAGCGCAGCGGTGAGACGAAGATCAAGACGTGGTTCATGCTCGAGGGCTCCCGTCTCGTCGTCACGGGGCTGCTCGCCATGCTGATACTCGGCGTGTTCGTGTTCGGAGGGACGTTCTTCTACCAGTACTTCCTGATCGACGCGCAGAGCGCCGACACCGTCGAGACGGTGTTCTCGACGATGATCAGTGCGATCATCACCGGCGTCACGCTGGTGTTGACCATCTCGCAGATCGTCATCTCCCAGGAGAACGGCCCGCTCGGCGACCAGCGTCAGCGTATGAGCAACACGATGGACTTCCGCGAGTACACCGAGGAGATGATCGGCTCGCCGACGCCCGCGGACCCGTCTGCGTTCCTTCGCGCACTCATCCTCGAGAGCAGAGAGCACGCCGAACAACTCCGCGACGAGGTCGCCGACACCGACGACGACGAACTCCGCAACGAAGTCGACGAGTTCACGACCAGCCTCATCGGCAACGCCGACGCCGCGGCGGACAAACTCGAAGGCCGCTCGTTCGGCTCGTACACCGTCGTCTCGGCGGCGCTCGACTACAACTACGGCTGGAAAATCTTCCAGGTGGAGCGTCTCGCGGACGGCTACGTCGACACGCTCTCGGCGGAGGCGATGTCGATTCTCGACGAACTGAAGACGTCGCTGTCGATGTTCGGACCGGCCCGCGAACACATCAAGACGCTGTACTTCGAGTGGGAACTCATCAGCCTCTCGCAGAACATCCTCTACCTCTCGGTCCCGGCGCTCATCGTCGCCGGGTTCACGACGACGTATCTGGGCGGGAACGCGCTCACCGGCGGGACGCTCGGCGTCCCGAATCTCATCTGGTGGGCGTCGATCGCGTTCGCGATCACGTCGCTGCCGTTCCTCCTGCTCATCTCGTACATCGCCCGCATCGCGACCATCGCCAAGCGGACGCTCGCAATCGGTCCGTTCATCCTCCGGGACTCACAGCGCTGACCGACGGCTCCGACCGTCGGCGTCGCACCGCCGAGGCTCCGTTTTCGGCCCTTCGACTAACTCGGCAGCCGTCCCGCGCGCTCGAACACGACGAGAACGAGAATACTGAGCCCGAGTGCGACCGCGGCGTTCGCGAACACGGTGTCGTACGTGTATCCCTGCTCGACGAGCGTCCCGACCGCGGACGAACCGAGCGCTTGCGTCAGCATCCAGACCGAACTGAACACGGCGTAGGCACTCCCCCGGGTGGAGTCCGGGAGCGTATCGAGGAGGTACGTGTCCACCGCCGGAAACACGGCGTGAGCGACGAACCCGAGCAGGCAGGTGACGACGCCCACGACCAGCAGCCCCTCGACCATCGTCAACAGGTACACGCAGGCGGCGAACACGCCGACCACGCCGAGCAGATACGGGATCTGCGGGAGTCGGTCGGCCAGGTCGCCGCCGACGTAGAACGCCGGAACGCCGGCGGCGAAGACGACGGCCAACATCGCCCCAGCCGCCTGGTCGGAGAGCCCCTTCGACTGCATGTACAGCTCGTAGAAGTTGAACAGCCCCTGCCAGACGAACACCGCCGCCCCGACGATTGCGAGCGAGGTGACGATGATACGCCACTCGGAGAGCGCGCCGGCGACGAAGTCGCGGTCCGCTTGCCCCGCCGTCGGCATGTCGATTCGACTCGCCGCGAGCCACGTGTAGGCGGTCACCACGGCGGCGCCGACGGCGATCGCCCACAGCGAGAGCCGCCAGTCGACGAGCAACGTCAGCGCGACGAGCGGGGCGGCTATCACCGCCGCGATCTGGCTCGCCACGCCGTGGATGCCGATGACGCGACCGACCCGCTGCGGGTACAACTCGCTCAAGAGGGGGTTCGCCGAGACGAAGTAGACGCCGGAGGCGATGCCCATCAGAAACGCGCCGGCCATGAGATGCGGAACCGTCGTCGCGGTGGCCGCGAACCCCGACGAGAGCGCGAGAATGACGCCGGAGACGACGACGACGTGGTGGCGCGGGACCTTGGTCAGCAGCCAGCCGGTCGGCAGTCGGAGCGACGCGCTCCCGACCCACGCGAGCGTGACGATGAGGCCGGCGGTCCCCTCTCCGATGGAAAACTCGGCGATGAACACGTCCAGAAGCGGTGCGAAGACGATTCTGGCGAGATTCAGCAGAAAGACGAGGCCACACAGAGAGCCGAAGAGACGAGCGCGAGACACGGGTCGTGGTTTTCCGTAGGGTGCCTCAAACGTTCCGTTTCCGGAAGTTCTGCGCTAACGATTCGCGCGACTCGTTTCTCCGTCGATTCCGCTCTCGTCGTTGGGCTCACAACTCGTCGGACGCTTCGTCGGATTCCTCGTCGGGCAAGGACCGGGAGAGTCGGTCGAAGCGGTCCTGCGCGGACTGGCGACGCTCGGCGGTCATCTCGGGGTCGTACCGGAGCTCGACGCGCGTCTCGTCGGGGCGAGCGAGCGAGAGAATCGCGTCCTGGTGCTGGCCATCGGTCGGCAGCATCGCCGTCGGCAACACGAGTTCGTCGACGAGTTCGCCGTCCTCTTCGACCAACAACACGGCGTCGTCTCCCTCGAAGCGGTCGACGACGAGTAGGGTAGAGTCGTCCATCAGTAACGCTCCTCCAACACTACCGTCCCGGCGTCGTCGCTTACGCGTATCGTATCGCCGCCGTTGTTCCAGACGGCGCTGCCGGACCCCCAGTACAGCTCGGAGTCGGTGTCGCTGCCATCGCCCGTGTAGAGCGTCACCCGCGCCCCCGGGGCGAGCGTGAATCCCGTCGGGAACGTGTACGCGTGACCGGCCTCGTCCTCGACGGTCCAGCCGGTGAGGTCGAGCGGTTCGTCGCCCGCGTTCTCGAAGACGAGATACTCGCCGTTCGTGTTCTCGTGGTCGTCACCGGGGGCGTCGGCCCGAATCGCCGCGAGCGATAGCTCGCCACCCGACGCCTCGTCGTCGGGGGCTGTCGTCTCCGTCGGCGCCGACTCCTCGGCCGAGTCGGGTGAGTCCGACGCACCAGTCGAGTCGGGCGAGTCGGAACCGTCGGACGACGCCCCCGGCGTCGCCGGCGTGTTCACCCCACCGTCCGTGGCGACGAGCGTCGACGCGGCCGAGACGCCGCCGGTGAGTGTCATCCGTTCGACGACCGGGTCGGTGGCCCCGGGTTCGACGGGGGGTGCAGTGCGCAACTCGGTCGCCGTCGTCGTCGCGTTTCGCTGCGTCGAAACCGTCAGATTACGCCCGTCGCTCGTGAGAACGGTGTTCCCGTGGACTGCGGTCCAGTAGGTCGGAATCGAGCGCTCGCCGAGACGTGCGAGCGTCTCCTCGTGCGGATGTCCGTACTGCGACTCGTAGGCGCTCGAGACGACCGCGACCCGCGGCGAACTCGCGTCGAGGAGCGCGTCGCCCGTGCTGGAGCCGCTCCCGTGGTGTCCCGCCTGGAGTACGGTCGCGTTGAGTCGTTCGCCGTACGTCTCGACGAGGTACTCCTCGCCGGCGGCTTCGGCGTCACCGGTGAGCAGGAACCGCTGTTCGCCGTGAGTCACCATCAGGACGACGCTGTTTTCGTTCCGTTCACCGCCCGCGAGCGGCTCCGAGGGCGGCGCGAGTACGGAGACGTTCGCGCCCGCGACCGGGAGCGTATCGTTCGAGGCGACTCGGTAGAGGGGGACATCGTACCGCTCGACCGCGTCGAGATACGCTTCGTACGTCCGCGAACTCGACGCGATACCCGGGTCGTAAACCGCGCCGACGCCGTCGGCTTGCGACTCGTAGTACTCGATGACGGCCGCGTGTCCGCCGATGTGGTCGGCGTCGGCGTGGGAGGTGACGAGGTGGTCTATCCGGGTGACGTTCCGCGACTGGAGATACGCGAGCACGTGGCGTCCGTCGTCGCGCCAGTCGCCCGAATCGATGAGCATCGTTTCGTTCTCCGGCGTGACGACGAGCGTACTCGTGGACTGTCCGACGTTGATGTAGTGGACCTCCAACGTCCCGTTCGCCGTCGACACGGCGGCCGTCTGCGTGGCCGCGGCGGCCGCCGCTGATGCCGATTCGGTTCGCGGCTCCGACGGCGCGACCGCCTGACCACCGACGCAACCCGACAGCACGACGAGAAGTACGACGACGAAGACGGTAGAGACACGCCGAGTGAACATACGTCTGACACGCGGCGACGGGAGAAAAATCGTGACAACGGTCCGCACGCTGTACACTCTCGGCTACGGACACGAACGGTCAGTCTGCTACCGAACACGGGCCTCGACTTATCGGGGAAGCGACGACCGGAACCGTCCGCTCAGACGCCGAGCGCGTCCGCCAACTCGAAGAATGTCTCGATGGTGAGGTCGGGTTCGCCGCCGAACGTCTCCCACGGCGAACCCTTCCGATCGACCCAGACGCTCTGCATCCCGGCGTGCTTTGCTCCCATAACGTCGAACCAGCCGGCGGTCACGTGGGCGATCTCGTCGATGGGCGTTCCGGTCCGGCCTGCGGCGTGTCTGTACAGGTCGGCGGCGGGTTTGAACGTCCGTATCTCGTCGGCGCTGACGGTGTCCTCCAAGAGGTCGCCGATGTCGGCGTGTTCGACCATCGACTCGAGCATCTCCGGGTCGCCGTTCGAGACGACGTAGCAGTCGTAGCCGCCGTCGCGCAGTCGCTCGATACCGTCTCTCACGTCGTCGAACACGTCCAGTTCGTGGTACACCGCGAGAATCTCGTCTCGCTCGTCTGTGCCGATATCGGCGTCGTGAGCGTCGAGTGCGTACTGCAGCGCGTCGCGGTTCATCTCGTAGAACGGCTGGTAGGCGTCGACCTGGTTGGCGACGAACGTGTATTCGAGCGACCGCGACCGCCAGAGCTTCGAGACCGGTTCCGGGTCGTCGACCCGCTCGGCCAACGCCTGCTCGGCGGCGTCCACGTCCACCAGCGTACTGTACGAGTCGAACGTCACCGTCGAGACCCGCTCGGCATCCAGCGTCATTCCGTGACAGTACGGGAGTGTTCGTCTTAGCTCTCCGGGGGACGTGCGCGGTGGCTATGTTCGGCGATGCCGTCGCGCTCGTATCGTTGCGCCCTGGACATCGGCGTTCACGCAGGGGAGTTCCGAGTCGACGAGGAGTCGGCTCAACGACTCTCCGCCGGCCGACCCGCCGCTGCGGGGACGAACAGCGAGACGAGAATCAGAAGCATTCCCGAGGCGAGAACCGAAGACTGGACCAGTCCGGAGAGGAACACGGAGAGTTCGAACACGTCGTAGCAGACGCTTTCGAGCACCGACCCCACGCTGAGGAGCGCGAAACCGCCGGCGACGAACAGCATCCGCCGGCTCTGCTCTCGCCGGGAGGCGCGAAAGCCCTGCACCGCGATGAGGAGTCCGAGGACGACGACTATGGCCTTCGCCACGAGCAGTTCCGACTGCATCAGTCGAATCCTCGTTGCATGCTGTCCCAGATGCCGCGGAACCGGTCGGGAGCGTCGTCGCGTCTGGCTACGTCGACGGCGAGCGACCCGTCGTCGAGGCTGACGTCGACCTGTTCGAGGTTCGCCTCGAACGTCTTGTAGTGGTTACCGTCCGGGCGGAGTTCGGTCCGCTCGCGGAGCAGCCGGTGCGCCAAGAGGTCCTCGATGCGGCGGTAGATTGTCGCCAGCGACGCGTCGCAGCGCTCTTCGAGCGTCTGTGCGGACAACGGCTGGCGGTCCGTTGCGGCGAGAATTGTCCGACTGACGTCGTCTCCGAGCAGTGCTAGTATCTCGCTTCCGCGTTGCTCGTTCCGCATCGTTCGCTCGTCGACTGCACTCGCGTACATATTCTTATGGACTCGCTAAGCCGTCTTTGCGTCAGTTCTCGTCGGGCGATGGGTGTTGTCTCGGTGCGATTCGGGCGTTCGTCGTTCGTCGTTCGTCGTTCGTCGTTCATCGTTCATCGTTCGTCGGGCGGGTCGTTCGCTCCGTCTGTCGGCTTCGCGTAGTCGCTCGCAGAGCCCACAGAAAAACTCGACAGCGCGTTCTCACTCGCTGTGAACGCGCCTGAACCCTTATCTCTCGGGAGCACTGC is from Haloprofundus halophilus and encodes:
- a CDS encoding DUF4177 domain-containing protein — its product is MSRDDARFEYESLRVPRGATKKESSDPKEELNEYAADGWRLVETVEYVGGGTKYLILERPVE
- the crcB gene encoding fluoride efflux transporter CrcB codes for the protein MIEFDPAHVVGTGGAVGALLRQYVGRLVESDEFPLGTLAVNVLGTFLLGFVTFLGVDSTTLLLLGTGVCGSFTTFSSFSVQTVRLWETGDRLRAVVNAGANLLGAGLALGVAWGLAQVLV
- a CDS encoding haloacid dehalogenase type II is translated as MTLDAERVSTVTFDSYSTLVDVDAAEQALAERVDDPEPVSKLWRSRSLEYTFVANQVDAYQPFYEMNRDALQYALDAHDADIGTDERDEILAVYHELDVFDDVRDGIERLRDGGYDCYVVSNGDPEMLESMVEHADIGDLLEDTVSADEIRTFKPAADLYRHAAGRTGTPIDEIAHVTAGWFDVMGAKHAGMQSVWVDRKGSPWETFGGEPDLTIETFFELADALGV
- a CDS encoding CrcB family protein is translated as MSETTRHPLVRLESLALVAIGGFAGSNLRYFADLVLPGLVGTLVVNAVGSAVLGFVLYEKLYSGILTKETRTVVSTGFLSSFTTYSTFALQSAQAPPLWLVANVVANYALGFAGVLVGRRTARVVDRRWSR
- a CDS encoding DUF7521 family protein encodes the protein MQSELLVAKAIVVVLGLLIAVQGFRASRREQSRRMLFVAGGFALLSVGSVLESVCYDVFELSVFLSGLVQSSVLASGMLLILVSLFVPAAAGRPAESR
- a CDS encoding MFS transporter; protein product: MSRARLFGSLCGLVFLLNLARIVFAPLLDVFIAEFSIGEGTAGLIVTLAWVGSASLRLPTGWLLTKVPRHHVVVVSGVILALSSGFAATATTVPHLMAGAFLMGIASGVYFVSANPLLSELYPQRVGRVIGIHGVASQIAAVIAAPLVALTLLVDWRLSLWAIAVGAAVVTAYTWLAASRIDMPTAGQADRDFVAGALSEWRIIVTSLAIVGAAVFVWQGLFNFYELYMQSKGLSDQAAGAMLAVVFAAGVPAFYVGGDLADRLPQIPYLLGVVGVFAACVYLLTMVEGLLVVGVVTCLLGFVAHAVFPAVDTYLLDTLPDSTRGSAYAVFSSVWMLTQALGSSAVGTLVEQGYTYDTVFANAAVALGLSILVLVVFERAGRLPS
- a CDS encoding lamin tail domain-containing protein, with product MFTRRVSTVFVVVLLVVLSGCVGGQAVAPSEPRTESASAAAAAATQTAAVSTANGTLEVHYINVGQSTSTLVVTPENETMLIDSGDWRDDGRHVLAYLQSRNVTRIDHLVTSHADADHIGGHAAVIEYYESQADGVGAVYDPGIASSSRTYEAYLDAVERYDVPLYRVASNDTLPVAGANVSVLAPPSEPLAGGERNENSVVLMVTHGEQRFLLTGDAEAAGEEYLVETYGERLNATVLQAGHHGSGSSTGDALLDASSPRVAVVSSAYESQYGHPHEETLARLGERSIPTYWTAVHGNTVLTSDGRNLTVSTQRNATTTATELRTAPPVEPGATDPVVERMTLTGGVSAASTLVATDGGVNTPATPGASSDGSDSPDSTGASDSPDSAEESAPTETTAPDDEASGGELSLAAIRADAPGDDHENTNGEYLVFENAGDEPLDLTGWTVEDEAGHAYTFPTGFTLAPGARVTLYTGDGSDTDSELYWGSGSAVWNNGGDTIRVSDDAGTVVLEERY
- a CDS encoding DUF3006 domain-containing protein; amino-acid sequence: MDDSTLLVVDRFEGDDAVLLVEEDGELVDELVLPTAMLPTDGQHQDAILSLARPDETRVELRYDPEMTAERRQSAQDRFDRLSRSLPDEESDEASDEL
- a CDS encoding MBL fold metallo-hydrolase produces the protein MSNTGYEPSTVAQRVADDESDPFVLDVRREEEYDEWQIPGSTNLPIYDELLDYDYSTLEAHLDDLPEDEEIIVVCIAGVTSARAADFLREHGYDAESVDDGMNGWGRVHRQYELDIDGVVQIVRPGTGCVSYLVHDGDEAVVVDPTQYVEEYLAAAEERDLEIVGVTDTHAHADHVSGARRLAGELDVPYYLHREDVADLDRVTELADGDAIEVGSRELDVRHTPGHTPGSVSFEYGDALLSGDTLFLRSVGRPDLEDSSEDAVRTAASRLFDSLDDLTDLDDGTVVLPGHFSDEEVRPLATELGELRAESTNELLSYVEDGDEEAFVETIVESLADEPANYNEIKQINWGKEQPGDDVEELELGPNNCAAN
- a CDS encoding DsbA family protein, which codes for MDSEDNITRRRALVAGGATVAFGGGVAYLATRSGSGGREYVPSSFATNDSTTGYGVELAGRPVAGDSDAQVDIYYWTDYLCPFCKRFETETLPKIGANYIDDGTVRLVSLLYPNIGEYSMPAAVWSRCVWRQVADDDPSVFWNWHGAAFEAQSESGDDWANEETFDRITRQTDGVSVDAVRDCRETRSDAMRETVSVDVDTARSSDIQGTPGFVLYNRKSDTAGKMVGAHPYETFSKAIDRVRDA
- a CDS encoding cytochrome P450; translated protein: MTSDLRPTTDEHPPGPDGLPLLGSAIASIRGGLAFSERMAREYGDVVHWEDPAGHVYQLNHPDDIERVLVHNNQNYEKGDEFQKVLGPLTGNGILNSEGEEWRRNRRLVQPSFHPDRIQVYSEMMTDLTGNVLDEWEDGEAYSIHEEMMELTLRIVTKALFGVDIDEYVDEVEAAIEAFLPATTSLPNVLLPEDVPLPSRRRMANARDTLDRVVDDIIQQKKGSPGDHDVVSMLLAARDEDGEPLSERQIRDEAITLLAAGHETTAVSMTYTAFLLSQHPQIEAKLVAELDRVLGGDLPTMADLPELTYTERIVKESMRLYPPVPRIVRESVDADVLGGYRIPPRSKIMLNQWVVHRDARWYDDPLAFDPERWTDEFERSLPRLAYFPFAAGPRRCIGDRFAMLEARLILAMMYQRFHLELVSDRSIEVIPTVTSRPKEDIVVTVHER